The following coding sequences lie in one Notolabrus celidotus isolate fNotCel1 chromosome 6, fNotCel1.pri, whole genome shotgun sequence genomic window:
- the LOC117814721 gene encoding uncharacterized oxidoreductase YjmC-like, whose protein sequence is MSRCLIKKEEVQSFIERCMMAVGTKQHHATSLAKVLVEGDHRGHYSHGLNRMDMYVKDIKTGICAKDGEPVLEKESAATALVDGKNLLGPVVGNFCMNLAIKKAKEAGVGWVVAHGSNHYGIAGYYALQALKENMIGMSFTNTSPLVVPTRGKECTLGTNPISVAAPAKDGDSFVLDMATSAVALGKVELHDRRGDPIPEGWGCDAAGKLTPDPKKVLNGGGLVPIGGSEATGGYKGYGLGMMVEVFCGILAGAHYSNNVRTWKVTDRVADLGQCFVAINPENFAPGFSDRMSDLLSIQRGMEPADPHMPVLAAGDPERMNMKKCDEMGGIPYHMNVVNYMNECAQKIGVTELLPCSNIISN, encoded by the exons atgtcTGATCAAGAAGGAGGAGGTGCAGAGCTTCATTGAGAGGTGTATGATGGCTGTTGGCACCAAGCAGCATCATGCAACCAGTCTGGCCAAAGTGCTGGTGGAGGGGGACCACAGGGGCCACTACAGCCATGGACTCAACAGGATGG ACATGTACGTAAAGGACATTAAGACAGGAATCTGTGCCAAAGATGGTGAGCCGGTGTTGGAGAAAGAGAGCGCAGCCACAGCACTTGTGGATGGGAAGAACCTGCTGGGTCCTGTGGTGGGAAACTTCTGCATGAATCTGGCCATAAAGAAAGCCAAAGAGGCCGGCGTTGGCTGGGTGGTGGCACATG GCTCCAACCACTACGGTATTGCTGGTTATTACGCCTTGCAAGCTCTGAAAGAGAACATGATT GGCATGTCATTTACCAACACATCCCCGCTGGTGGTTCCCACACGAGGAAAAGAG TGCACTTTGGGCACCAACCCCATCAGTGTGGCAGCTCCTGCTAAAGACGGAGACAGCTTTGTTCTGGACATGGCCACATCAGCAGTCGCTCTTGGAAAG GTGGAGCTCCATGATCGCAGAGGAGACCCCATACCTGAGGGCTGGGGCTGTGACGCTGCGGGGAAGCTGACCCCAGACCCCAAAAAAGTTCTGAACGGAGGAGGACTGGTGCCGATTGGAGGCAGTGAAGCAACAG GAGGTTACAAAGGCTACGGTCTGGGGATGATGGTCGAAGTGTTTTGTGGCATATTGGCGGGGGCTCATTACAGTAACAATGTTCGCACATGGAAAGTCACAGACCGTGTTGCTGACCTG GGTCAGTGTTTTGTTGCAATCAACCCAGAAAACTTTGCTCCAGGGTTCAGTGACAGGATGTCCGACCTGCTGTCCATCCAAAGAGGGATGGAACCT GCTGACCCTCACATGCCTGTTCTGGCGGCTGGAGATCCAGAGAGGATGAACATGAAGAAGTGTGATGAGATGGGCGGGATACCTTATCACATGAATGTTGTCAACTACATG